DNA from Globicephala melas chromosome 5, mGloMel1.2, whole genome shotgun sequence:
atttttttaCACCTGCCCAAATGTCTTTCAACACTTACTATGTTCTGGGAGCAAGTGAATAAAAACAGTCACATTCTCTATCTCATCCCAATTCCAGTCTGCCTTTTCCGGCATATGGGCCACATTAGACTGGCCTTTGTTATCTTTAATATATAGGAAAACCACATTAACCAAGGAGTGGACAATAGACaagtgagaaataataaaagtacctacctcagagggtCATTGCTAGaaataaatgatgcattaaaGGCTTAACTCATAGctgggcacatggtaggtgctccactactatatataaaatagataactaataaggacctactgtgtagcacagggaactctactcaatactctgtaatgacttatatgggaaaagaatctaaaaaagagtggatatatatatatacacacatatatatataactgattcactttgctgtacacctgaaacacaacattgtaaatcgactatactccaataaaaattgtttctaaaaaacatagtaggtgctcaataaatgctagataTTATTAGGAGACAGTATCGCCTAGTGCCTAAAACTTCAGGCTTCCGCATTCTACAGACAGGATCTGAATCCTGGCTGTGTCATctctagctctgtgacctcggATAAGCCTTTGAATTTCCATAAGGCTCGGGATTCTCATCAGAGAAACAACCATAAAAATAGTGCTTTATCTGGTAGGGCAGTTATGCAAATTAAATGAGGTTTTGTGGGCAAAGGCTCCTGGTTAAGGGCAAGGCGCACAATGAGAGCTCGGGAAATGATGGCTATGAGGATTCTCATACCCTCCTGTTGCCTCCCCTGTAAAACAAGTCAACAAAGCTGGAAGGTTTCTCCAGGCCAAAGGAGCCTTGAAATTTGGAGCTCAGTCCCAAGTGGGGACTAGCAGGATGGAGCTCGAGGCCTTTGACGTGGATGGGGAACAGGAGGTGGCGAGGCTCTCCAGCCAGGCCCAGGTTGACGGTACGCCCAGAAACCGAGGGCCAGAGAAACGCCCGGATGGGTGGCTCTAGGGTGCGGACGCCTTTGCCGGGGGCGGAGAAGGGATTGGGCAGAGGCTCCGGCTCCCTGGTTACTCATTAGGAAACCCGGGGCTCTGGTACCTCATTCCCAAGCCTCAGGACCCATGGAGCTGCAGGTCGCAGATGATAACAAAAACAAGAGACGCCACGAGCTCTTATCAAGCACCAGGCCAGGTGCTAGGCAGTGCTTAATTCTTCTACCCTCATTTATCTAGATTCGAGAGCTGTGTGCATTTTTCCTAGTTCGCAGATGCGGAAACTGAGATTCTTCTACCAGTCTCCCTGGCCTCGCTTCAGTTTTTGCAGTTAGCCAAGAGAAACTCTTCTCGGCTTTTGTGCCCACCCTTCGGTGTCCCGACAcattccccatcccctccccccaaccccgtccCAGGCCGAGGCTATCCGGTTGTCCGGCAGGTCACTTCAGCCTTCGGCTTTAACCACTCCCAGAGCCTTGAGGGCTTTACTTTCATATTCACGCGACTTTTTGGGATTCACCAGATCTGAGTTGATTTGTCGATTCTTTTGATGTACAGGAAGCACCCAGGGGGGCGGGTCTTGTGCAAGGGAACTCCCTGGCACCAAACTTGACATATAGTAGGCGCTCATTACACACTTTCAACAACTATCAATTGTTgaatgaggctcagaggggttattATCTTGGATAAATGAGGGTAGAATTTATCTGTTATTTCTCAACTCTCACCACCTTCAAGACCACATAGAAAGTGACccatgctttttgtttttaagttgtgTTTTGGCCACACACCATTAAATCAAAATCTCTAGGGCATCCGTACTCTCCAGGAGATTTTTGTAGATGACCAAGGTTGAACACCAGAAAGGCCAGATTGCTAAAAATTATAAAGGTTCGCTCTCTTTTTAGTAACAatttttttatatacaaaaaaCTGTCTTGAATCCCATTACTAAGCAGTTATTTAGGCCCAGTGCTTTCAGCAAACTTAGGCCAAGGGAAGTGGAGAATTGGTGCTAATTCAGCCCTCCCCTTACACTCCCAGCTACCCGATTCTAACCCAAAACCACCAACTTTGAAAAacgtagattttttaaaaaatggcaagcGCCGAGAGAGAACGGGAGAGGGAGGGCGGTGCAGCATTTGCTTCAATTATCCGGATAATTGTTCCCCACCTCAGACCATTGTTAGTAAAGTGAAACAATATTCTATTGGATACAGTCTCGGCCTTTTCAGGCTTGCTCCCTGCAGCGCCTAGCGCACGCTGGGCACtgagttggtgctcaataaattttattcTGATGACAGAGAGGAGCTttaagggtgggggagggatgcctCGTTAGGCTTAAGGATTGGGGCTGGGCGAATATTAAttcaggggaagggggagcagaAAGGCTGTGTGGTGGGGACGGGGTGCCATCAAAACTCTGCTCAGAGGCTGTTCCTGAGATTCTCAGCCAAGCTCCTCGCTTCTTTCCCAGAAccttccccccttcctctctGAGGGCCGAATTGAATTCTTGTGCCTGTGGTGAGCACAAAGGCGAATTCAGGTTTCTCAAAGGCCCGTCGGTTCTGAGTAAACACTGGGGAGAAGCAAGATCATTTCTCGGTAGTGGCTGAGCCCAAGGCCTGCAGCCTGCCCTCTCCATGGACCGGCCTCCCCCGACCATGGATTAAAAGTAACAGTACTGGGGCAGCTGAAGGGGAAGCCAGGACCTGAGTCCCTCACCGCTCAGCCAGCGCAGAAATGTGAGGGCTGACTCCCAACTGCCCCTCTTTCATCCCGACTCGCACTTTTTCAAGAGGAGCTTGGGTTCCCTAAGAGTGTGTATTTGCTAATTGCAGCCTCGGCTTTAATTAGAGTCCTTTAACTCCCCCAAGCCCGTTTGTAGGTTACAGCCTTATCTGGGGACCCCCGTTTTCCACCCTGGCTACACATCCTGTGAACAATTGCCTCTCTGGCTCCTGAAAAGAGAGAGAGCGCCCCATTTCTGCTGAATGCACGTCTTGGTTCATCCAAAGCTGGCGGGCTTTTGATGGCCACAATGCAAGTTACGCCCAAAGAGTGTCTCTTTGGTCATATCGACAACGCTTGGCTTCACGTTTGCAAGTTAAACGGGCAGAACCCCGGCTGAAACTCCCACGCCAAACGCCGGGACATTTCCCTCCACCCTGATCTGAGCAGAACAGGGGAATGGGTCTGAGCAGCgggaggaaagaagggggagCGGGAAAACAGTCCTGATTCTCAGCCACCATCtagaggaagggaggggctggaggggaaggACCATTTTCTCTggtatttttctctcttacttaaatattcttttcattttgctttgttggCAGCTTtacccaaacaacaacaaaaatcaaacgAGAGCATTTTCTCCTTGTCTTCACCTAGGTAGCTGCTTTCCTCTAGCCCCTGAAAATGTGACTCCTtcataaaatcaaaatttatGATTATTCAAATGTTGGGGACTgtgaaaaaagaggaagaaagagagaaaattaatattgCAGCTGTTCTTCTGATTAATGAGAGATAATTGCTCATGAAAAGTCACCCCTGTGGCATTTTGTTGTCTCCTGGATCTTTGTTCTTTCCCACTATTATTGAGGACTTTCTTGAAGACTAAGCAGTTCTTTTCAATTTTTGGGTATTCAGAAAGGGTTGCCTGGTTACAGAGAATGGGGAAATCTCTGGCTATATCGGGTAAGATGTGCCACAGACAGCAATATCACAATGCCACTCAGAGAAAAGGATGGATACAAGTTAACGATGCGCTTTCAATAAAACATTCATAGACTTGTTCACGCTTTGATAATGACCTCATTAAAGGGAGCTGGGGGCAAGTAAGTCCTGTCTCCTGTTTGTGTTCGGCTAACAAAACCCAGCTTTGAGATCATTCATTGCTTTGGAAACTAATATGAAATCAATGTAAGAGGAGCAAATAAATCCAAGGCGGCCCCGCCAACTCCCGGCTGTCCCGCCCTGCTCGCGGCCTCCTCTGTTTGGGGCGGGAGAACCGTGTGGGCAAATGCTGCAActgagagggaaaaaatggacttggggtggagggggtgaagctttagggggagcagagggaggggcagagtaAGACTTCCAGCCGGAGAAGAACAGTAAGCACATCAATGGGTCAGAACGCTAGGGTTGCGGAATAAGTAAGGTTTAGTCCACGCCCTTTATTTCCCTGTTTTTGCCtgtgaaaagaaacaggaagagagagaaggaagaggaaaatgtgCGGTTCAGATCCGGTGTGATCCCAGATGGGGGAAAGTACTGGGAGACTTTCTGAAAGGTATATCCAAGAATTCGAATCTCAGGGTTGGGCTGCGAGGAGACGGCTCATCCAGACTCAAGCTGGAGAGTCCAGAGGCAAGAAGGTGGTGCCTCTGaactgctttgatttttttttcctcagttgaGGGTAAGGGTGGGGTGTCCTGACTGGGCAAGGCTGGGGGATGGTGGGGACAATTTCTGTTACCTTCGCATTTGTGACatcataaaagacaaagcaaagcCATCTCTGTCATCCCCagcaaaagggggaaaaaaatcaaaggattCCCCCCCCCTTTAAAAGAGCTAATTTTCTCCTTGAATTATGAAAGTAATGGCTTAGGTAACAGCCTGTACTCTGTACCCAACTGCTTAATACCGAATAAATCCTTCCACGTGGCTCCCCGAGTCGTGGCAATTAGAGCTCATTATAGGCTCATAAGAGCTCTCATTTCAGGGATTACTTAATGGACGATGAAATTTTATCGGACAGAATCACTGAGAAATAAAATTGGGTGTTAGCGAGGGCACCATGGGGGCACGCCGATGGTGTGCCCAGGGTCCCTTTCTGCTCCGAATGGGTTGGAGGCGCTGCAGTCCTGGGGGAGGGCAGGTCTGGGCAGGGCCAGCCGCAAAGCTGTCCACAGGGTCATTGCGCAGGGGAACGATGGCAAGGCACACGGGGTTGGGAAGCTTCTGAAGACGGGGCTGGagtggaggaaagggggagggggtggggagagagactgagagatcCAAAGAGAACTGAAGAGAAGAGTCTGAGAAAAGAGACTCCAATGTGGAACGTGACCCCAAAATACTTGCTCTTGGTGGGCTCAAGCAGTTAACCGAGTATCCTAATAGACAAATTTCTTGGTCGTGGTCTGCTTTCAGCCTCAGTCTGGCCCCAAGCCGCTACTCCCCTCGCAGCCCTAAGTAACcctacgggcctctcacttttctCAAAATTCACCAGCACACCAACCGGAGGTTTCTGTAGGCAGACCTAAATCGAGTTAGATGCTCAAGCATCATAATTAGGAttctctaaaataaaatgatcCTCACGTAAGCACAACTCTCAGCACATTAGCATAGAAGTTCTTCCCAAGAGCAGAACTAGAACCACTGCAGATCAAAGTGAAtagatacatataaatatatattatacaaaattttaagtgaaatgtatatatacacttgCAAAGTCAACAGGGAAATCACGTCACCTGTTTGGACAATTTAGGCCTATACAAACATCCTGCCATTAAGCACCTCCCAATGGTTGAGCTCCCAGTTTTCTTTCTGAGGCTGGAATGATTCGGGAACTTCCCGGATTCTCCCATTGTGAGCGAGGGCGGGCTGGGCCAGGCAGGCTGGGTTGAGGCTGAGCGCCTGCGATGGCTGCAGCAGCAAACCTTGTGGTACAAAAGTAGTTACAGCTGAGCTGCCCTGAGTTAAGCCCTGAGACTCCTTAATTGTTGTCACAAGATGTTGGATTAGCACATTTCTGGAATAGCTGTCTGTTTACACTCTGGAGACCCACCGTCCACTAACCGCTTTCTAATTGAATTCTAATCACATTCAAATAGCTCAATAACCAGCCTCAGCTGCAATTCATAAAACTTTAATTGCCATCCATAAATCCTGGGCTCCCCAGAGCGGGTCGTCCCTACAACCCAATTACACTTCTCTAGCAGGCAAGAGAGACGGTCACAGAGatggaaagggggaaggagagaggacagagagacagCCATGTCACCAGCTGAGAAGCTGATGCTCCCCTAGGATTTGGGCCCTTGGTTCTCACAGGTGGAGGGAGTCCCGTCCCCAAGTTTCTTAGCACCGTTGTTATCTCAGGCCTGAAGTTTGCTGTTTGGGGGAAAGGATTGGACTTGTAGCTGTTGCTCACCCTCCCTGCTCCAGCCAGATTTTccacaaggaaaaagaagagaaagctgtCACTTCTGCAGCCTTGCTTCCCCAGAAAGATCAATAGCCCTTAGGTGGGCAGCCACCCTCTCTCACCAGCCACTGGTGCACCAGTCTTCCACCGCCACTCAGAAAGGTTTCCTTTACCAAGCCACTTCTCCCATCCTGAGGCAGGATTCACTGAGTGACTCAATTCCCTTCAAAACCTTTATGGGCTTTAAAAGGCGTGCATAGGGGAGAGAATTTCCTGGTTAGCTGCCTAAGCAGTAGATAGCAGGACTCAGAACGAAGGCTTCCCTCAACCCCTGCCCAGTCTCTAGAAGGGCCGGGATTTGGTCCTCTCCCCAAAGTCCTTGAGATGGAGTTTGTAGGATTGGTCTGCAAATGCAGCAGTGGGACCACTCGGAGAAAGACAAGAGCGTATCTTCAATGTCTCTCCTTGCCAAGGGGGGTGGTTTCAGGTTAGAAAGAGGCACAAGGAAGGGTCGTTGATCTGAGTGGCCCCAGAAGGCCCCAAGTGCAAAGGCATTTTAGAACTTCCCAAGCATCAGAATGAAAAGCTCCACTTCTGAGCTGGGAGGCCTCTCTGCTATGCCCCCCGGATCCCTCACCAGCCAACCACCTGAATGACCTTGGCCAGTTCCAAAAGCTAGGGgactctgtgtgagtgtgtgagtgtgtgagtgtgtgtgtgtgtgtgtgtgtgtgtgtgtgtgtccgtccgTGTCCCAAGCTGCGCTCCGGGACTGGGTCCCTGCCAGTCCACCGCCACACAATCCTGTTCTAAACCGTAGGCTTCACACTATGCCGTGACTTATCCGCGGCTGGCACAGAAGAGCAAGGAGCACTAGGCATTCCTATTAGAAAGGCCTCAAAGTCCCCACCTGGTGCGATCTGTGACCGGAAGCGAGGAAGAGTTGGGCCGGGGCCCAGGCTagggagaggggtgggatggaggatGCAGCTCTGTGATTTCTCGGGAAAGCGTggagaaagaaggggaggaggCCGGCCTCCCCGCGAAATTAACAAAACCTACACTTTGCAAagtctcccccatccccctcctccgAATTCTTCCCCGCCGCGCACCCGCCCCTCCTCGCCGCTTCTGTTGTGACTCGGGCAGCCTATCCCGAGGGTGGGGAGCTGCTGAGGAGCCTGAGCCGAGCGGTACTCCGCAGCATCACGTGTCGGGGTGGGGGCTATAAAATCCCGGAGCCTGGGCGTCGGGCGGGGGACGTGAGGACCAGCCCTCTCCAGGGACCCCTTTGTTCGCAGCCCAGACGCCGACACCTCCGCGTCCCCAAGGGCTTGACCGCCTGCGTTCGCGCCGCGCCCGGGGCAGAGCTCAggacaggagaggggagggggcgcCACGGCCGGCCGGGCCCTCCAGCCACCCACCCCTCGCGACATGTCGCGCTCCTTCTATGTCGACTCGCTCATCATCAAGGACTCCTCACGGCCCGCGCCCTCGCTTCCTGAGCCGCACCCCGGGCCAGATTTCTTCATCCCGCTGGGCATGCCATCCCCGTTGGTGATGTCCGTGTCCGGGACGGGCTGCCCGTCCCGCAAGAGCGGTGCGTTCTGCGTTTGCCCGCTCTGCGTCACTTCGCACCTGCACTCCCCTCGGGGGCCCGCGAGCTCCAACTGCGGGAGCGCAGGGACCGGGAGTGCCGGGGCCGGGGGTGGCGGGGCGGCGGCAGCCGCCGGGGCGTTGCCCCTGCTCAAGAGTCAGTTCTCTTCGGGTCCTGGGGACGCACAATTTTGCCCGCGTGTGAGCCACgcgcaccatcaccaccaccctccgcagcaccaccatcaccaccaccagccccaGCAGCCCGGCGCTgcagcggcggcggctgcggcggcggcggcggcggccgcggcggcctTGGGGCACCCGCAGCACCACGCACCTGTCTGCACCGCCACCACCTACAACGTGGCGGACCCGCGGAGATTCCACTGCCTCACCATGGGTAGGGCCGGGTTTCTGGGCACCTGCGCGCTGTGCCTTGCCGGCTCCCGGGAGCAAACTTTCCGCCTTCAGTGGATGAAGTGGGAGCCtgggggcgggatagggagggaggaggggcttttAGTATAACTGTGGAGTCGTCCCCAGAAGTTCCACGAAGGTGGGAGTTAGCCTTCTCAGCCTCTCCAAGCAGCCTGGTGAGCTTCACTCCCGGTATCTGGTGCCCGAGTCTTGCATAACATCGGGGCCTTTAGGACTTCGAACTTGAGGGCTGAGAAATCGGAGGTTAACTGACTGAGGTCCGGGGTGGGTGTATTTGTATTTAAGTGTGGCATTCCGGCGTCGAGGCTGGCTGGGTTTCGTTGCTTTGGGCTAAGCCTGCCTGCCTTTCCGCTAGGCTTGAAGGGAGACGACCGGACAATGcaacccctcccccgccccccactttaATCCTCTGACTTTACGTCCCGAACATCAAAGGCCTTCACTTGCTTTGGGCGTCCCTGTCCTTCCCGGTTAAGTAACGATGTGTCTTGAAATGAGAAAGAGTGAGAGATGGATACAGGTATTTAGTTGAGCTTCACGGGTGAGTCCCTGCGAGGCATCCTTTCCAAGGGATGGCACGTGGGGTGGGAGcgcctccccacacccacccccgaGAATTACCTCTCTGCCCTCTCTTGGCCCGTCTGCAGGGGGTTCGGAGGCCAGCCAGGTACCCAATGGCAAGAGGATGAGGACGGCGTTCACTAGCACGCAGCTCCTGGAGCTGGAGCGGGAATTCTCTTCCAATATGTACTTGTCTCGACTCCGGAGGATCGAGATCGCCACGTACCTGAACCTGTCAGAGAAGCAGGTGAAAATCTGGTTTCAGAACCGCAGGGTGAAGCataagaaggaagggaagggcacACAGAGGAACAGCCACACGGGCTGCAAGTGCGTCGGCAGCCAGGCGCACTACGCGCGCTCAGAGGATGAGGACTCCTTGTCGCCGGTCTCGGCCAACGATGACAAGGAGATTTCCCCATTATGAGGGAGGGCTGCCCCACCTCTCCCTACACGCTCCCgtaatccccccccccccccacacacacacacaacgcgACGCGGCAGGCACCCAGGGGCCAAAATCCTTGGCCTTTCGGTTGTTCTGCCTGGAGAAGGTGGAGACAGGTATTCCCGGGGGCTTACATGACGGGCCTGTCACTTCCGTCTCCTACTTGATCTATTTGTTTGGGACTCCACTCGCAGTTatagatcatttttttaaaatgtaaataatctaGATTCAACTAAGTCTCGtcatataacaaagaaaaaagggtTGGTTTAAGTTTAAAACTGTATGTGGGTTTTTGAAAGCGCATGTCATTTCCCTTTCCCTGTCTTTCAGAACCTGATAAGAACACGGGGtttcttgattctttttgttttgttttgtttttaatgaaagtatTGAATTGCAAATAACTTAGAAAATTAAACCCTGTAGGTCTTGCTTTCTGAAAATTTGCCTGGGGAGAGTTTAAAATCCAAGTCACTGGAAGTCTCCTTGTGAatagttttatataaaatttatatttatatttatttaaataaatgaaacaaaatcaagGTTTTAAATTTGTGATGTTTGCTTTCTCCATCTTCCCCCGTCTTTCTCTCCCCCTTATGGACAGGGAATAAAAGTGTCTGAGAATTTAGAGCAAAGTAATGACTATAACTTGGTAATGTGGGTCTCTTGGTTGAGGGAGTTTGTGGCTCTATAGGATTTCTGTGTCACTGAAACTTCTGCCAAGAAGACACCTTCCATCATGATGCTGCCTACCAGGTAGTACTCCCCATTCTTAAAATAGCTCAATTCCTCACAATTGACAGGATACATCACTCCATTTAGAGTGACACTGACAATTAATGACAGGCAaacctttaaatttattt
Protein-coding regions in this window:
- the GSX2 gene encoding GS homeobox 2 — protein: MSRSFYVDSLIIKDSSRPAPSLPEPHPGPDFFIPLGMPSPLVMSVSGTGCPSRKSGAFCVCPLCVTSHLHSPRGPASSNCGSAGTGSAGAGGGGAAAAAGALPLLKSQFSSGPGDAQFCPRVSHAHHHHHPPQHHHHHHQPQQPGAAAAAAAAAAAAAAAALGHPQHHAPVCTATTYNVADPRRFHCLTMGGSEASQVPNGKRMRTAFTSTQLLELEREFSSNMYLSRLRRIEIATYLNLSEKQVKIWFQNRRVKHKKEGKGTQRNSHTGCKCVGSQAHYARSEDEDSLSPVSANDDKEISPL